A stretch of the Marivirga tractuosa DSM 4126 genome encodes the following:
- a CDS encoding VOC family protein, whose translation MASKSKNPFTWVEIYVEDMSRAQKFYEEVLQFEMTPMQMPGGFGDLQMVSFPWAEDGSNISGALCKTKEIKPGPGGTLVYFTSEDCGIEASRVESAGGKVIQQKEPIGEHGFCSICMDTEGNRIAFHSNK comes from the coding sequence ATGGCATCTAAATCAAAGAACCCATTTACTTGGGTAGAAATTTATGTAGAAGACATGAGCAGAGCTCAAAAATTTTACGAAGAAGTATTGCAATTTGAAATGACACCGATGCAAATGCCAGGAGGATTTGGTGATTTGCAGATGGTGAGCTTTCCATGGGCAGAAGATGGTAGTAATATCAGCGGAGCGCTGTGTAAAACTAAGGAAATCAAACCAGGACCTGGTGGTACATTAGTTTATTTTACAAGTGAGGATTGTGGAATAGAAGCTTCAAGAGTGGAAAGTGCTGGTGGTAAAGTGATTCAACAAAAAGAGCCAATTGGAGAACACGGTTTTTGTAGCATATGTATGGATACAGAGGGGAATAGGATTGCTTTTCACTCGAATAAGTAG